Proteins from a single region of Thermotoga maritima MSB8:
- a CDS encoding DegV family protein: protein MKVKILVDSTADVPFSWMEKYDIDSIPLYVVWEDGRSEPDEREPEEIMNFYKRIREAGSVPKTSQPSVEDFKKRYLKYKEEDYDVVLVLTLSSKLSGTYNSAVLASKEVDIPVYVVDTLLASGAIPLPARVAREMLENGATIEEVLKKLDERMKNKDFKAIFYVSNFDYLVKGGRVSKFQGFVGNLLKIRVCLHIENGELIPYRKVRGDKKAIEALIEKLREDTPEGSKLRVIGVHADNEAGVVELLNTLRKSYEVVDEIISPMGKVITTHVGPGTVGFGIEVLERKR from the coding sequence ATGAAGGTAAAGATTCTCGTTGACAGCACGGCCGATGTTCCTTTTTCCTGGATGGAAAAATACGATATAGATAGCATCCCACTTTACGTGGTGTGGGAAGACGGAAGATCCGAGCCGGACGAAAGAGAACCGGAAGAGATAATGAACTTTTACAAGAGAATAAGAGAAGCAGGCAGTGTACCAAAGACTTCCCAGCCGAGTGTGGAGGATTTCAAGAAGAGATATCTGAAGTACAAAGAAGAGGATTACGATGTTGTCCTGGTTCTCACTTTATCATCGAAACTCTCCGGAACTTACAATTCCGCTGTTCTCGCATCCAAAGAGGTGGACATACCCGTTTACGTTGTGGATACTCTTCTCGCTTCGGGTGCGATACCCCTTCCGGCCCGTGTGGCTCGTGAAATGCTCGAAAATGGTGCCACCATCGAGGAAGTACTGAAAAAACTCGATGAGAGAATGAAGAACAAGGACTTCAAAGCGATTTTTTATGTTTCGAATTTCGATTATCTTGTTAAGGGGGGAAGGGTGTCGAAGTTCCAGGGATTTGTGGGAAATCTTCTCAAGATAAGAGTGTGTCTTCACATAGAGAACGGTGAGCTCATCCCTTACAGAAAGGTCAGAGGAGACAAGAAGGCGATAGAAGCCCTCATAGAAAAACTGCGTGAGGATACTCCTGAAGGCTCGAAGCTGAGAGTGATAGGTGTTCACGCGGACAACGAGGCTGGAGTCGTGGAGCTTTTGAACACACTCAGAAAAAGTTACGAGGTTGTCGACGAGATCATATCGCCGATGGGAAAGGTGATCACGACTCATGTGGGACCCGGGACGGTTGGGTTTGGAATCGAGGTTTTAGAACGAAAAAGATGA
- a CDS encoding DUF5317 domain-containing protein has product MMIDVFLIALLLSILTGNIKNVLKYNYKGLYLFAIPFVLQLLPWKEILVPLSFVMLFLFFIWNRNIPGFKLMAIGAVLNGFTMSVNGGKMPVWEPTLKLLNLDLDFKHTAFTEFSWKTLLADYIPVYLPWGRKFVISVGDILVFIGVFIFFVLKPRFQTQPSRVPHES; this is encoded by the coding sequence ATGATGATCGATGTTTTTCTTATAGCTCTACTTCTTTCGATTCTGACGGGAAACATCAAAAACGTTTTGAAATACAACTACAAAGGACTATATTTATTTGCCATTCCTTTCGTGCTTCAGCTTCTTCCATGGAAGGAGATTCTCGTTCCCCTATCGTTTGTGATGCTCTTTCTTTTCTTCATCTGGAACAGAAATATTCCTGGTTTCAAACTGATGGCAATCGGTGCTGTTCTGAATGGTTTCACCATGAGCGTCAATGGCGGCAAGATGCCAGTATGGGAGCCCACCCTTAAACTTCTCAATCTGGATCTCGATTTCAAACACACTGCATTCACTGAATTTTCCTGGAAAACTCTCCTCGCAGACTACATACCCGTTTATCTTCCGTGGGGAAGAAAGTTCGTTATAAGCGTGGGGGACATTCTCGTGTTCATCGGTGTTTTCATCTTTTTCGTTCTAAAACCTCGATTCCAAACCCAACCGTCCCGGGTCCCACATGAGTCGTGA